DNA sequence from the Salmo trutta chromosome 28, fSalTru1.1, whole genome shotgun sequence genome:
GCCGCCCAGCATCTACCACGATGTCACCAAGAACATTAAGCACCACTGCATGAGCACCAAGTCAGTGAGCCGGTTATGTCTACTGTAGTTCTGTCTGTCTTACTGTTTAGTCTCAGACTCCCTCTCCTCTGAATCCTTCTCTATTGGTAGGGACTGGGACAGGCCTGGTCATATTTCATCCACTTGCTGTATATGTAATTGGTATTGTCTGGGAAGGGTTGGTCATGAGATGAAAGTTCCCCTCTTCTGCTGTTAAATAACCGAATCATGCTGAACTCCCCTcctatctgtgtgtgtttagtaGGGGCTGGAACAGGGTGATTGTGGAGAAGCCGTTTGGTCGTGACCTGCAGAGCTCTGAGGAGCTGTccacccacctctcctccctgttTACTGAGGATCAGATCTACCGCATAGACCACTACCTGGGCAAGGAGATGGTGCAGAACCTCATGGTTctcaggtacagagatgagagaaCATGAATAAACCTTGTCACAGACAGCTGTGTCTCTCAGCTATGTCCCAAGTCAATAAGGCTGAGGTTAAACAGTGGTAAATGTTCCAGATTTGGGAACCGGATCTTTGGGCCAATCTGGAACAGGGACAGCATAGCGTGTGTGGTCCTCACCTTCAAAGAACCCTTCGGCACCCAGGGCCGAGGCGGCTACTTTGACGACTTTGGCATCATCCGGTGAGGGGAACTGGCTTAATGAAATCAAACCTCAATGAAGGCATTTATTCTTGCCATGTTCTACTAGTCCGTCTAACTTCTCACCACCAATTCCGTATTTTCTTTAGTGATGTCATGCAGAACCACTTGCTCCAGATGCTCTCTCTGGTTGCCATGGAGAAGCCGGCCTCCACCAGCTCTGATGATGTCAGGGATGAAAAGGTACAGTAACATGGGCACAACCTGGCTAAAGCCCAAAACACATCTTTACTTGACTTTACCATTGGCTCCTCTAGAAAACTACTGATATCTTTattagtaaaaaaaacaaacaaacaacggaATCAACAATTAGTCTTCAAACCTATCACTTCTTACTTACTCTCCCTGACCACTGTCTCCCCCTGCAGGTGAAGGTGCTGAAGTGCATCGCCCCCATTACCATGTCAGATGTGGTGTTGGGGCAGTACGTGGGCGacccagagggagagggggacgcCAAGCTGGGTTACCTTGATGACCCCACTGTCCCCAAAGGCTCCACCCAGGCCACCTTTGCCACAGCTGTGCTCTACGTGCACAACGAGCGCTGGGATGGTGAGaacctctgctttctctctccattGCATGGTGTTGCTTGTTGTGCTTTCACTGTCTGGTCAAACCAGCTCACTACTCAGTGATAactcttaaaggcccagtgcagtcaaaaacaggattatatttttttgtgttttatctatactgtaccagtcaaaagtttagggacacctattcattcaaaggtttctttatttttactatgagACTTtagaagaatagtgaagacataaaaatgatgaaataacacatatggaatcatgtagtaaccaaaagtgttaaacaaatctaaatatatttttgattcttcaaagtagccaccctttgccttgatgacagctttgcacaatcttggcattctctcaaccagcttcacctggaatgcttttccaacagtcttgaaggagttcccacttgTTGGCTgtgtttccttcactctgcggtccaactcatcccaaaccatctcaattgggttgaggttgggtgattgtggaggtcgggtcatctgatgcagcactccatctctccttcttggtcaaatagcccttacacagcctggaggtgtctggtcattgtcctattgaaaaacaaatgatagtcccactaagcgcaaaccagatgggatggcttatcgctgcagaatgctgtggtagccatgcttgttaagtgtgccttgaattctaaataaatcacagacagtgtcaccagcaaagcaccatcacaccacctcctccatgcttcacggtgggaaccacacatgcggagatcatccgttcatcaaCTCAGCGTCTCAAAaagacagtggttggaaccaaaaatctaaaatttggactccgcagaccaaatgacagatttccgacagtctaatatccattgctcatgCTTCTtcgcccaagaaagtctcttcttcttaatggtgtcctttagtggtttctttgcaacaatttgaccatgaaaccctgattcacgcagtttcctctgaacagttgatgttgagatgtgtctgttacttgaactctgtgaagcatttatttggtctgcaatttctgaggctggtaactctactgaacttatcctctgcagcagaggtaactctgggtcttcctttcctgtggcggtcctcgtgagagccagtttcatcatagcgcttgatggtttttgtgactgcgcttgaagaaactttcaaagttcttgacattttccagattgactgaccttcatgtcttaaagtaatgatggactgtcgtttctctttgcttatttgagctgtccttgccataatatagacttggtcttttaccaaatagggctatattctgtataccaaccctaccttgtcacaacacaactgattgggtcaaacgcattaagaaggaaagaaattccacaaattaacttaacaaggcacatctattaattgaaatgcattccaggtgactacctcatgaagctggttgagagaatgcaaagctgtcaacaaggcaaaggatggctactttgaagaatctcaaatataaaatatttttatttgttcaacattttttttttttttggttactacatgattccatgtgttatttcatagtttgatgtcttcactattattgtacaatgtagaaaatagtaaaaataaataaaaaccctggaatgagtaggtgtctaaacTTGATTAGTACTGTATTTCCACACGGAGGTTCAAATAAAACTGAAAGTTATGATAATGCCCTTAGTATAAGAGCTATTTGAGAAGacagcctgaaatttcagcctgttttggtgggagggagttttggccttccatgtcacatcaccatgtggtaaattaATTAGACCAATaataaagagttccaaacctctctgccaacaacacattttcagttttccctccCAGCTCAAACCCCTCTAAAAGTCCtcgcaaaattcttgcttgagaaattgctcttttctAAGAAGCATTTTTTTTCCCTTTTTGACCATTTTCCAATTAAAATAACAGTacggtacttaattgttacccagaaatgatttgatagagataaaaacggctgcattggacattTTTAAATAACTATTTGTTCATCCAAAGGTGTTCCCTTCATCCTGCGTTGCGGCAAAGCCCTGAATGAGCGGAAAGCGGAGGTCCGGTTGCAGTTCACCGACGTCCCGGGGGACATCTTTGGCGCGCAGTGTCGTAGGAATGAGCTGGTGGTGCGCGTACAGCCCAACGAGGCCGTCTACGCCAAGATGATGAGCAAGAAACCAGGAGTGTACTTCCACCCCGAGGAGACGGAGCTGGACCTCACCTACAAGAGCAGATACAAGGTGAGATACTGGAATGAACACGCACCCAATCATTCCTTGAAAAGGTACACCCATTTTAGCAACCCATATGCAGGCACAAACGTTCAAACCTATTTGCCCCGTTTTCACTGTAATCTTCTCTCCTCAGGATGTGAAGTTGCCAGACGCCTACGAGCGTCTCATCCTGGACGTCTTCTGTGGCAGCCAGATGCACTTTGTCAGAAGGTCAGTCCGTCTGTCTCGGAAGTTCCCTCTGTTGCCATAATGTTTGTGTTATGCAAATAAGACCATGAACATGCATTAGGGTTGTGCCGTAACCAGATTTCCCACCCTGTTTCTGTACCGTATTATAGTATTACTGGAAGTGTACACAAGGGGGATGCACTTCCAGGGAGGGGTGTGCAGAGTAATCGGACAAAACAAGTATCGTAGCAGATATGGCGAATTTTCCAAATACgattatgacaagtatttttttgTAATTATCTTCTGCTGTCAGCACTTATCTCTCACTCAAACCGTGTGAAGCGCTGTGTGATCCTAACTACTATTGTCAAGGTCTGTCTTAAGAAAACGGGCGGGGTGTCGGTTGAGCCTGCTGCAACGATTGGATTAAACCAAGCCTCACCCCCCCCATTTTGAAATATCCCAGTATACGGTATTAAGGGTATATCGCCCAAGCCTAACATGCATTATTCTGTCCACTACATGGTGCCATAGGGTTGCTTCCATTGTTGGCTGCATTACTGTATGTGGTACTCTCCCTTACATTATATCTTCTCTTTTCTCTTAGTGATGAGCTGAGGGAAGCCTGGAGGATCTTTACACCTCTCCTTCATCAGATAGAGAACGAGAAGACTCCCCCCACACCCTACAAATATGGAAGGTAAGATTTACCATTCACAGTTTAACAACTCTCATGTCACATTCATTTGTCAGCGATATTATTTTTGATGGATTTGTTCCTTTCCTTCTTCCTAGCCGGGGTCCAACGGAAGCGGACGAGCTCTCAAAGAGGGTCGGTTTCCGTTACGAAGGAACATACAAATGGGTCAACCCCCACCGactgtgagagagggaggaggagaggaagaagagggatgggtagaggcaGAGTGGTGTAAATGAGTAGCGTTACGTTGCAATACTTTTGAATGTCTTCTTTGGGTCTGGCGGTTCCTACTATTGCTCTTTCCTTTCCAGACCTGTCACGGCAACAGTCAAGAAAATATGGAAAGGTAGCTATTTAATAGTATTGGAGCATAGCCTAGGTCTCAGGTACTACATTAATGCTCTGTACAAGTGACCTGGTGTCACTTGTATCCGTCAGGTCTTAactagggagggaggaggtgctTAACCACTGGGGAACAAGGGAAGAGCGAGCGAACACTAGCCCAATTCtgtttcagcttttacttctcgTCATGGATTCAAAAGCTGTGGTTGCGATCCGATTCTCTACCCTTCACCTAGAAGTGTGCACTTATTTCCAACATACCAGTCCATCccataaaggggggggggggggggagtacaaGTGCACACTTCGGACTGGGAGAGTGGTAGAGAATAGGACTGGCACCATTGAATGAGTGTAAGCATGGGCTGGAGAGGTTTCCACTTTCTTCAGTACACACTTCAGGCAGAAGGGCGAGAAACAGAATTTGGCTAATCTTAGACAAAACATTCTACAGCTCTGATCAGCTAGTGATCATAGCTACCAAAAGTTAGACCTGGGTGTTTTTACATGGAGACTGAGAACAAAACATGGATAACCTGTTTTAATGGTGGGAATTACAATGAATGTCTACCATCCTCTGCTATTACCACCTGTATTAAAGGGGTACtttgagattttggcaatgaggccaaaactcgtggataccattaaCTTCCtccatactggacacagagacagaggtagtTTCGCAAAACCATGCTAACTACTGTAGTGTTAGCACGAATGACTGGCATGGCTTAATCTTTGAGACAGGCATATGCTACTGACAGGATCAACCAGGTATCTGCTATTATGCTAGTAGATAcctatagacttccagtcattgcgctaacgctagttaacaTTTGCTTGCCcgactacctctaacttccttcatactggacaaagACACAAATGGTAGCCATGAgtccatctgactctggggaagtaaataAAGTGCCTCATTGCTAAAATCCTAAAGTATCCGTTtaacagaattttttttttttctatgaATGTTATCTTTGTTTTtcttatgctattttggaccaagCAAAATCATGATTGCATAATAATTGATGTattgaagtgggtttaaaacatgGTGGTTGAATGCAGGGGTCAATATTTTCTGCAGGCAGTTTCCTCTCCAATTTCTTACAAAGCAAAAATTGTACTAGAACAAGGCTTTAGTGTGCTTAATTCCAAGAAAAGAGCTGTGACCTTTCTGCTGTTTCATTcctttttgtttacatttttcagGCCTATTAAGTTTGATGTTCGTTTAGAAACAGCAAGGTCTGTCACAGGGTCAACATACGATGCCATCTTTATAATGACGTACTGTATTGCTATAGACCGAACATTCATGTTATATTTCCACAACTTGCAATAAACCAGTAATTTCTTCAGTGTGCATTCTCCATTGATGCAGGTATTTTGTGTTAAGGGGTTGGTCTcgaagtaagtgtgtgtgtgtgtgtgtgtgtgtacacactcacacactaccagtcaagtttggacacctactcattccaaggtttcttttcactattttctacattgtacaataatagtgaagacatcaactaagaaataacatatggaatcatgtagttaagtgtttaaacaaatcacaatattttatttgagattcttcaaatagccaccctttgccttgatgacaacttcgacagtgcaagtcagagcaaaaatcaagccatgaggtcgaaggaattgtccgtagaactcagaaacagacaggattgtgtcgaggcacagatctggggaagggtaccaaaaaattacTGCAGcaattgaaggtcccaaagaacacagtggcatccataattcttaaatggaagaagtttggaaccaccaagaatcttccaaaagctggccaaactgagcaatcgggggaagggccttggtcagggaggtgaccaagaacctgatggtggagatgggagaaccttccagaaggaaaaccatctctgcaacactccactaattaggcctttatagtagagtggccagacagaagccacgcATCGgtaagtcacatgacagcccgcttggaatttgctaaaaggcacctaaagaactctcagaccatgagaaacaagattctctggtctgatgaaaccaagattgaactctggcctgaatgccaagcgtcacatctggaggaaacctggcaccatctctacggtgaagcatggtggtggcagcatcgtactgtggggatgtttttcagcggcaaggactgggagactgatcaggatcgagggaaagatgaacgaagcaaagtgccggcaaaggttcaccttccaacaagacaatggtcctaagcgcacagccaagataacgcaggagtggcatcgggacaagtctctgagccCGGACTTatactcgatcgaacatctctggagagacctgaaaatagctgtgcagcgatgctccccatccaacctgacagagcttgagaggatctggaaagaagaatgggagaaactccccaaatacaggtgtgccaagcttgtagcgtcatacccaagaagactcaaggctgtaatcactgtcaaaagtgcttcaacaaagtactgagtaaagggtctgaatacttacctaaATGTAAtcttgaattttttttatttttataaattagcaaaaaaatatttttgctttgtcattatggggtattgtgtgtacattgaggtggaaaaagtaaagggttctgaatactttgaaggtgcatatatatatatatatataatataatcaaCAAAGAAAAAGCTTTGTATTACAATTGTCGTATATTTAAGTACAAAGTAGACCCATTTTATTCACAGTGGCTTGGCTGTTAACCTAAAGAGTTTCCATTTTTCTTCGAATCTCCATTCCCTGGCTCTGACATGTGCTTGTCCATGTAAATAGCAACTATTTATTCTGACCACGAGCTACAGTGCTGAGATTCCAGTTGACATCACTGAAATAGAACTGCCCTCTAGAGCTGTGAACAAGCAGCCAAATGAAAAGGCCAGCCATTTGACGGCACtggaataaaacatttatttcaaaAGGCAAATCTTATTTTTAAAATACACCCTTTTCAAACATAAGCCACATGTTAGTGCAATTCAAAGGCAGCGTCATGGTTACGAATGGCTAAATGGAAGGACGATAAGAGGTAAAAGGTATTTGGTTTCACAAAGCACAACAGCCAAGACTTTTCAGCAATGTGGCATTGTAAGGCACTTGCATTTTTCTCTTACCCGTTGCTATGTAAAtctagggctcgattcaatccgtattACGGAAGTTGAGCACTATAgcttgattgaaatttaaaggtaatttccgattgagcggACATACGCAGTGaacgcaggaacattgccttttaaattcTAATCGTGCTATAGAGCTGAACATCCGCAACATGGATTGAATCGAGCAACTAGCCTAACGACCAATACAAGTCAAGAATCAAACGTCAAAGGATGCGGAGAAAAACAGAATTACACAAGCAAAAAAAAGGACACAAATAGCCTAGCATCTGCCACAAAGCCTAACCACAATTAACATGAATAAGCCAAACGATAACGAAGTGAGGTATCACAATGGACGTGCCAACAACAGCTGAGGACGGAGAGTGGCGTTTGATTCGACGCCAACAAGTACATGCTGGGTGAGCATACTCCTGTAGAAAACCAAGAGCAGGAAACCACTTCTATAATATAGGAGGTACGTACAAAACCCGAAAGACGGTACACAGTAGAATAGCTGCAGCATACACCACAAGTCCAATGCAAGCTAACCTTACTTCAACGTTGTCCGTTGGAGTCTGAATGCTGCATCGGAGCTGTGGACTATGCAAGTGTGCGTATTCTCCCATCTATTTTCTAACAGGTACAAAGTGAAAGTGGTGTTGATCCTGCTTCTCCAGCCACTTGACCAGTCTGCTAGCCTACATGTGCTCCGGGTGGTTTTGCAAACACTTGATAAACTCTGCGACTGGATGACCCTGGTAGCAAATCTGGTACACAGCGTTGAACAGTGGGAACctgggaccagagagagagggggggggggggggggggatttgccACAGTCATTATCTTTGGCCTTTAAGAATAACTCCATTGTTTTAACTATTTCAGATGTATCCTTTTTATTTGCATATAATCGAGGTGATTCACTCGACAGAGCCAGAGGTTATTTGTAAGGGAATCACCACATGCAAAGTAACATCAGTTTCTTCATGGGTGAAAGAGCTGTTTGATTTCTGTGCCAACTTACTTGTCAAGCATATTTTTGCTCTTTAGGATGACATGGACTTCAGCTGCTGTTGCTGGTCCCTGGAGCTTCTGTCCATTCAGCATCTCTTTCTCCAGCTCTTCAATTGACTGAGCAGAATAAAAACATGGCTGTTGAAGTCAAGGCCACTCTCACCCCAAAATTACATTTGAACTAAAATTCACTCTCTGGCCCCCTTTTTATTTTCAAAGCTTATCATTAAAGGGATAGTGCGATATTTTTGGCAATTATGCACTTTATCAGATGAAATATTGGATACCATTTCAGTTCTCTGCGTTGGCTAAcgaaactacctccaacttccttgatactggatgcagagacatacaaaCGGTATCCATGAGGTCATctgacaaataaaacatttttttttaaagctctcATCTTCTGTATTTTCCCCGTTCCAATCCTAAAGGCTATAATTCAAACCATTTTTCATTTTTACGTCGCCCTGTCTTTATCTAAAAGCCAATTAAGTCACCGTCTCACCTTCCCCGTCTTGGCGAAGGCTTCGGCCACTTTACGGTTGCGGCCGCCATAGCAGGTCGTGATGAGGTCGGCGACGCCACAACTCTCCAGGAAGGTTGCCGAGGAGACGGGCCCTGCAGTGCAGAAGATGCGTGCGAAGGCGATCATCTCCATCAGCCCCAGTCGGATCACAGCGGCCTTGGTGTTGTCCCCGAAGCCCAGGCCATCACAGAAGCCCGCCCCCACCGCCACAATGTTCTGACAGCCACAGAGAGGAGGGCAGGGTTTAACGGCTTCAACACATAACGACAGCCCGTTTTCTTACAAGCACACTTTCTCCAGTCTGCCCTTCATCTAAGAAGTCGATGAAGGGCAAGTAGAAAGTATACAATTGGAAATGAGGAGTGTTGAGATTCAGACGTCGAGACAACATGACTAGACATTAAGCAAGGTGAGGCCAGGGAGAATCTATAAGGCTGCGttaacacaggcagcccaattctgatcccTTGctcaattattggcaaaagagctgttctgtttggtcaaaagaccaattagtggaaaaggAATCAGAATTGGGCCGCCTATGTAAACACTGCCTTAATGGTTGAGTGCTCGCTCACCTTCAGTGCTCCACAGATTTCAACCACATCGGACTCCTCCACTACAGTGACCCGGAAGTTACTGGTCTGCATGAGTTCCTTCAGCAAAGCCCCATGTTCTTTATCCTTACATCCTTGGGAGAGGGAGAATTGGAGAAATAGTTAACCCTTTTCAATCCTAACATATATTTAACTTTCAAATATTTAATGAAAAACTCTAGCACTTACCATATGACATAACGAGGAAAACTCAAGGTACAGGCCCTAATTAAAGGCCTAATTACCAGGCTCTCGTTACAGGCTAGGGCACAGGGTTTTCATGGTAAGGtcacatgcaaaaaaaaaaatgcactaATGGCCCTCAAAGTTGGCTATTACACCACTTTTTATCATTACCACATGTCAGAGGCATGAAATGAGCGAATGGACATGAAAACGGGTGGTATAGCCTACACTCTAAAATGTGACGTGGTTCAACGAGAACACTGACATTATGAAAAGGCAGAGTCACACGCGAACTGCAGTAGACAGATACATTCTGGCCTAATGACAATCGGAAAACGTCATTATACTTTTGGGTTTTTTATGTAACGGAggtctct
Encoded proteins:
- the g6pd gene encoding glucose-6-phosphate 1-dehydrogenase isoform X4 — encoded protein: MGSASSAGKMSSIPLSRSEVFGELRKELHEDEEFRQSDAHIFIIMGASGDLAKKKIYPTLWWLFRDGLLPEQTHFVGFARSDLTVDAIKTACMPYLKVADSEAERLSVFFSRNSYVSGKYADESAFSNLHTHLLSLPGGGEANRLFYLALPPSIYHDVTKNIKHHCMSTNRGWNRVIVEKPFGRDLQSSEELSTHLSSLFTEDQIYRIDHYLGKEMVQNLMVLRFGNRIFGPIWNRDSIACVVLTFKEPFGTQGRGGYFDDFGIIRDVMQNHLLQMLSLVAMEKPASTSSDDVRDEKVKVLKCIAPITMSDVVLGQYVGDPEGEGDAKLGYLDDPTVPKGSTQATFATAVLYVHNERWDGVPFILRCGKALNERKAEVRLQFTDVPGDIFGAQCRRNELVVRVQPNEAVYAKMMSKKPGVYFHPEETELDLTYKSRYKDVKLPDAYERLILDVFCGSQMHFVRSDELREAWRIFTPLLHQIENEKTPPTPYKYGSRGPTEADELSKRVGFRYEGTYKWVNPHRL
- the g6pd gene encoding glucose-6-phosphate 1-dehydrogenase isoform X7 produces the protein MAGRKMSSIPLSRSEVFGELRKELHEDEEFRQSDAHIFIIMGASGDLAKKKIYPTLWWLFRDGLLPEQTHFVGFARSDLTVDAIKTACMPYLKVADSEAERLSVFFSRNSYVSGKYADESAFSNLHTHLLSLPGGGEANRLFYLALPPSIYHDVTKNIKHHCMSTKGWNRVIVEKPFGRDLQSSEELSTHLSSLFTEDQIYRIDHYLGKEMVQNLMVLRFGNRIFGPIWNRDSIACVVLTFKEPFGTQGRGGYFDDFGIIRDVMQNHLLQMLSLVAMEKPASTSSDDVRDEKVKVLKCIAPITMSDVVLGQYVGDPEGEGDAKLGYLDDPTVPKGSTQATFATAVLYVHNERWDGVPFILRCGKALNERKAEVRLQFTDVPGDIFGAQCRRNELVVRVQPNEAVYAKMMSKKPGVYFHPEETELDLTYKSRYKDVKLPDAYERLILDVFCGSQMHFVRSDELREAWRIFTPLLHQIENEKTPPTPYKYGSRGPTEADELSKRVGFRYEGTYKWVNPHRL
- the g6pd gene encoding glucose-6-phosphate 1-dehydrogenase isoform X3 yields the protein MAGKRPAGGAIAQQGPGKMSSIPLSRSEVFGELRKELHEDEEFRQSDAHIFIIMGASGDLAKKKIYPTLWWLFRDGLLPEQTHFVGFARSDLTVDAIKTACMPYLKVADSEAERLSVFFSRNSYVSGKYADESAFSNLHTHLLSLPGGGEANRLFYLALPPSIYHDVTKNIKHHCMSTNRGWNRVIVEKPFGRDLQSSEELSTHLSSLFTEDQIYRIDHYLGKEMVQNLMVLRFGNRIFGPIWNRDSIACVVLTFKEPFGTQGRGGYFDDFGIIRDVMQNHLLQMLSLVAMEKPASTSSDDVRDEKVKVLKCIAPITMSDVVLGQYVGDPEGEGDAKLGYLDDPTVPKGSTQATFATAVLYVHNERWDGVPFILRCGKALNERKAEVRLQFTDVPGDIFGAQCRRNELVVRVQPNEAVYAKMMSKKPGVYFHPEETELDLTYKSRYKDVKLPDAYERLILDVFCGSQMHFVRSDELREAWRIFTPLLHQIENEKTPPTPYKYGSRGPTEADELSKRVGFRYEGTYKWVNPHRL
- the g6pd gene encoding glucose-6-phosphate 1-dehydrogenase isoform X2; translation: MGSASSAERPAGGAIAQQGPGKMSSIPLSRSEVFGELRKELHEDEEFRQSDAHIFIIMGASGDLAKKKIYPTLWWLFRDGLLPEQTHFVGFARSDLTVDAIKTACMPYLKVADSEAERLSVFFSRNSYVSGKYADESAFSNLHTHLLSLPGGGEANRLFYLALPPSIYHDVTKNIKHHCMSTKGWNRVIVEKPFGRDLQSSEELSTHLSSLFTEDQIYRIDHYLGKEMVQNLMVLRFGNRIFGPIWNRDSIACVVLTFKEPFGTQGRGGYFDDFGIIRDVMQNHLLQMLSLVAMEKPASTSSDDVRDEKVKVLKCIAPITMSDVVLGQYVGDPEGEGDAKLGYLDDPTVPKGSTQATFATAVLYVHNERWDGVPFILRCGKALNERKAEVRLQFTDVPGDIFGAQCRRNELVVRVQPNEAVYAKMMSKKPGVYFHPEETELDLTYKSRYKDVKLPDAYERLILDVFCGSQMHFVRSDELREAWRIFTPLLHQIENEKTPPTPYKYGSRGPTEADELSKRVGFRYEGTYKWVNPHRL
- the LOC115166189 gene encoding glycerol-3-phosphate dehydrogenase [NAD(+)], cytoplasmic, which gives rise to MATPKKVCIIGSGNWGSAIAKIVGANVAHNSKFDNTVTMWVFEEMVDGRKLTEIINTDHENVKYLPGHKLPPNVLAVPELVDAAKEADILVFVIPHQFIGRVCDTMKGKIKINALGMSLIKGVDEGPDGLKLISDVIQEKLGIAMSVLMGANIANEVADEKFCETTIGCKDKEHGALLKELMQTSNFRVTVVEESDVVEICGALKNIVAVGAGFCDGLGFGDNTKAAVIRLGLMEMIAFARIFCTAGPVSSATFLESCGVADLITTCYGGRNRKVAEAFAKTGKSIEELEKEMLNGQKLQGPATAAEVHVILKSKNMLDKFPLFNAVYQICYQGHPVAEFIKCLQNHPEHM
- the g6pd gene encoding glucose-6-phosphate 1-dehydrogenase isoform X1; its protein translation is MGSASSAERPAGGAIAQQGPGKMSSIPLSRSEVFGELRKELHEDEEFRQSDAHIFIIMGASGDLAKKKIYPTLWWLFRDGLLPEQTHFVGFARSDLTVDAIKTACMPYLKVADSEAERLSVFFSRNSYVSGKYADESAFSNLHTHLLSLPGGGEANRLFYLALPPSIYHDVTKNIKHHCMSTNRGWNRVIVEKPFGRDLQSSEELSTHLSSLFTEDQIYRIDHYLGKEMVQNLMVLRFGNRIFGPIWNRDSIACVVLTFKEPFGTQGRGGYFDDFGIIRDVMQNHLLQMLSLVAMEKPASTSSDDVRDEKVKVLKCIAPITMSDVVLGQYVGDPEGEGDAKLGYLDDPTVPKGSTQATFATAVLYVHNERWDGVPFILRCGKALNERKAEVRLQFTDVPGDIFGAQCRRNELVVRVQPNEAVYAKMMSKKPGVYFHPEETELDLTYKSRYKDVKLPDAYERLILDVFCGSQMHFVRSDELREAWRIFTPLLHQIENEKTPPTPYKYGSRGPTEADELSKRVGFRYEGTYKWVNPHRL
- the g6pd gene encoding glucose-6-phosphate 1-dehydrogenase isoform X6, producing MAGRKMSSIPLSRSEVFGELRKELHEDEEFRQSDAHIFIIMGASGDLAKKKIYPTLWWLFRDGLLPEQTHFVGFARSDLTVDAIKTACMPYLKVADSEAERLSVFFSRNSYVSGKYADESAFSNLHTHLLSLPGGGEANRLFYLALPPSIYHDVTKNIKHHCMSTNRGWNRVIVEKPFGRDLQSSEELSTHLSSLFTEDQIYRIDHYLGKEMVQNLMVLRFGNRIFGPIWNRDSIACVVLTFKEPFGTQGRGGYFDDFGIIRDVMQNHLLQMLSLVAMEKPASTSSDDVRDEKVKVLKCIAPITMSDVVLGQYVGDPEGEGDAKLGYLDDPTVPKGSTQATFATAVLYVHNERWDGVPFILRCGKALNERKAEVRLQFTDVPGDIFGAQCRRNELVVRVQPNEAVYAKMMSKKPGVYFHPEETELDLTYKSRYKDVKLPDAYERLILDVFCGSQMHFVRSDELREAWRIFTPLLHQIENEKTPPTPYKYGSRGPTEADELSKRVGFRYEGTYKWVNPHRL
- the g6pd gene encoding glucose-6-phosphate 1-dehydrogenase isoform X5 — encoded protein: MGSASSAGKMSSIPLSRSEVFGELRKELHEDEEFRQSDAHIFIIMGASGDLAKKKIYPTLWWLFRDGLLPEQTHFVGFARSDLTVDAIKTACMPYLKVADSEAERLSVFFSRNSYVSGKYADESAFSNLHTHLLSLPGGGEANRLFYLALPPSIYHDVTKNIKHHCMSTKGWNRVIVEKPFGRDLQSSEELSTHLSSLFTEDQIYRIDHYLGKEMVQNLMVLRFGNRIFGPIWNRDSIACVVLTFKEPFGTQGRGGYFDDFGIIRDVMQNHLLQMLSLVAMEKPASTSSDDVRDEKVKVLKCIAPITMSDVVLGQYVGDPEGEGDAKLGYLDDPTVPKGSTQATFATAVLYVHNERWDGVPFILRCGKALNERKAEVRLQFTDVPGDIFGAQCRRNELVVRVQPNEAVYAKMMSKKPGVYFHPEETELDLTYKSRYKDVKLPDAYERLILDVFCGSQMHFVRSDELREAWRIFTPLLHQIENEKTPPTPYKYGSRGPTEADELSKRVGFRYEGTYKWVNPHRL